Proteins from a single region of Halorubrum sp. 2020YC2:
- a CDS encoding helix-turn-helix domain-containing protein, whose protein sequence is MVRDKRYQERYDVNMPLRIDENTEKVIDEFVSKGNLTTGALVDFTGLSRPTVTKRLDRLHAAEFVEYVHEPTALWQLTKDPRTN, encoded by the coding sequence ATGGTGAGAGATAAGAGGTATCAAGAAAGATATGACGTAAACATGCCCCTGAGAATTGACGAGAATACCGAGAAAGTGATTGATGAATTTGTATCTAAAGGTAATCTCACAACGGGCGCGCTTGTAGATTTCACAGGCCTATCCCGACCGACTGTAACAAAAAGGCTGGATCGTCTCCACGCTGCGGAGTTTGTTGAATATGTTCATGAACCAACAGCACTCTGGCAACTCACTAAAGATCCTAGAACGAATTGA
- a CDS encoding HNH endonuclease signature motif containing protein — MRDSEDEDTADGTDDEPIADEEPADTAAADAETPSDQLETTSMGSGAERNETVDQATQKKVLERDRYRCQMCNVKAPAAGGLADLEVHHADRDPDDVGEHDLANLLTVCRSCHSCIT, encoded by the coding sequence ATGAGAGATTCAGAAGACGAGGACACGGCTGACGGAACAGACGACGAACCAATAGCGGACGAGGAGCCGGCTGACACAGCGGCGGCCGATGCCGAGACGCCATCGGACCAGTTAGAGACGACGTCGATGGGCTCGGGCGCGGAGCGGAACGAGACGGTTGATCAGGCGACGCAGAAGAAGGTGTTAGAACGCGACCGGTATCGCTGCCAGATGTGTAATGTGAAAGCGCCAGCCGCTGGCGGCCTGGCCGACCTCGAGGTCCACCACGCAGATCGGGATCCGGATGATGTCGGCGAACACGACCTAGCGAATCTCCTCACGGTGTGCCGGAGTTGCCACTCGTGCATCACATGA